One region of Plasmodium vivax chromosome 7, whole genome shotgun sequence genomic DNA includes:
- a CDS encoding hypothetical protein (encoded by transcript PVX_099755A): MQAFASCGGGRVPNVSLLRGALLRALPRRLLKRLLKRLLKRLLKRLLKRLLKRLLKRLMKTLLITLLKSLLKTLLKSLLKSLLKSLLITLLEHFFFVTAPLEMLFARWVHSHVH, translated from the exons ATGCAGGCTTTCGCTTCGTGCGGCGGCGG CAGAGTGCCTAATGTGTCGCTCCTGCGGGGGGCACTGCTGCGAGCGCTACCGAGAAGGCTGCTGAAAAGGCTGCTGAAAAGGCTGCTGAAAAGGCTGCTGAAAAGGCTGCTGAAAAGGCTGCTGAAAAGGCTGCTGAAAAGGCTGATGAAAACGTTGCTGATAACGCTGCTTAAATCGCTGCTGAAAACGTTGCTGAAATCGTTGCTGAAATCGTTGCTGAAATCGCTGCTGATAACGCTGctggaacattttttttttgtaactgcCCCTTTGGAAATGCTATTCGCGCGATGGGTACACTCCCATGTGCACTGA
- a CDS encoding hypothetical protein, conserved (encoded by transcript PVX_099760A) gives MAKSTDFKNLFLLNSIHSLIFLIFMEIFFFLLDGINTFEFINIQERISQMIWCSFFVMQIGILKVAEVFSKNVNGKQIVSVHYLFIIYVFLFPLSSALLLTSALSWSKTVYFICILSLSTSVKIRGLLFICTVTLITGFVRFYTSMPTFPIALCFTLLLLVHIVVCFIVHLELYTVASQIAYIKKRPLRALDTVEPYFQELEKKAILIRNNLIYCQQNDISVDILGNNLFEYEVNDGIKKIKTIGKSKVRLDPHGDELTSVQCEAPLDVSDVNCSSVNYSSVNNFGIGGGKQNLRDESASSLFQGGEALSGGRKSKDKTRVGKRKGKMKGKRTVHPSEESPQGNTPGGEQRGVADIQRPNRTKSVGKNDHLGSDLPQVKHLPSRRHQSGLSKRNLSNLNSSKGRALGEKLDRTQPQYYGETYKKEMVQRHFSLLRSGLGKFHRRRNIILSEELKKKITYIYFDREGKVKRSQIIPLYVLERHNLSGISSYLRSENTSSRNGHHYKMRALLKEYPGLKIGTPTPSSNGSSNRRNRSSSEGGTLRMFNSDVLESEGKRNVSNHSHGFCASVGGSSKKGDHSQVAGRGRKSARLFYLIPAVKAEGGGAKRKKDPNFEAKKKVNHPSHPQSADRSDGGSTTPVKDKSLFHVNTSMRKDRCVIQLQESSDGSLSASHNAFYIDDVVDGSSGTEMGTHSGDGTARCGTSDESVQEGWRNGRGDAVNMEDAGDAIGAVYRVRATGGGCGEAHRPAERPNGAHQMEKKKSNCYYGAKLSLKRRKKKKESHPEVTFRREFLLQFYDVISTDGASELYGVNKQRCHHWKGLLHFVNPLGGLFRVAKWGVARWGSATWGGATWGGATWGRGGKYWAQYNEAFAAAEWRQNIRDSELEYILKYKSFTKWYGYWVRSVLFRHYKSTHLFVLLLLLLNVLTVFLQMELFSLLVRADHGGVSSPNPFYRDKPPLMRAKFTLSNTIDESIFRRFLWVRIPMQVALNVLLMLPSFVVKSYRQVSWLNVCSTLNCLVNIFFGAVDISYSLNSRVYNMEELYPLLNYYNVFDLFLVGKLTMSIFLIPFVTNFNDSKTGALVCLSCVCYIATFYSAFSPFSFSIKLMYITNFVLLIATAASTVYYSGLIAKSRKMLFVKYVLPYFIYLTFLNTDPSIQMEMKEKRRAG, from the exons ATGGCGAAATCTACAGACTttaaaaacttatttttgctGAATTCAATTCACTCGCTAATTTTCCTGATCTttatggaaatttttttcttccttttggatGGAATAAACACATTTGAGTTTATAAACATCCAGGAGAGGATATCTCAAATGATATGGTGCTCCTTCTTTGTCATGCAGATTGGAATCTTAAAAGTAGCTGAGgtgttttccaaaaatgtaaatgggAAACAGATTGTCAGTGTGCATTACCTGTTCATTATatacgtttttttgtttcctcttTCGTCTGCCCTTTTGCTTACGTCCGCCTTGTCCTGGTCGAAGACAGTTTATTTCATCTGTATTTTGAGCCTCTCTACATCTGTTAAAATAAGAGGCCTACTATTTATCTGCACCGTTACGTTAATCACCGGGTTCGTGCGCTTTTACACTAGCATGCCAACGTTCCCCATCGCGCTGTGTTTCACTCTCCTTCTGCTCGTTCATATTGTAGTATGTTTCATCGTCCACCTTGAGCTGTACACCGTAGCTAGCCAAATAGCTTACATTAAGAAGAGGCCGCTGCGTGCTTTGGACACCGTGGAGCCCTACTTCCAGGAGCTCGAGAAGAAGGCCATCTTAATAAGGAACAATTTGATATACTGCCAGCAGAATGATATCAGCGTGGATATACTAG ggaaCAACCTGTTCGAGTACGAGGTGAACGACGGAATCAAGAAGATCAAAACGATAGGCAAAAGCAAGGTAAGGCTGGACCCGCATGGCGACGAGCTGACCAGTGTGCAGTGCGAGGCCCCCCTCGACGTGAGCGACGTCAACTGCTCCAGCGTTAACTACTCCAGCGTTAACAACTTTGGCATCGGGGGAGGGAAGCAGAACCTGCGGGATGAAAGTGCTTCTTCTTTGttccaagggggggaggcattATCGGGTGGCCGCAAATCTAAGGATAAGACAAGGGTAGGCAAAAGGAAGGGCAAAATGAAGGGCAAAAGAACAGTACATCCTTCGGAGGAGTCCCCTCAGGGGAACACCCCAGGGGGAGAGCAAAGGGGGGTAGCTGATATTCAAAGACCAAATAGAACAAAAAGTGTAGGCAAAAATGATCACCTGGGAAGTGACTTACCCCAGGTGAAGCACCTCCCCTCGCGAAGACACCAAAGTGGACTCTCAAAAAGGAACCTATCAAATTTGAACAGCTCAAAAGGAAGAGCATTAGGAGAGAAATTGGACAGGACGCAGCCTCAATATTATGGAGAGACatacaaaaaggagatgGTCCAGAGGCACTTCAGCTTGCTTCGAAGTGGGCTGGGGAAATTTCATAGGAGAAGAAATATTATACTCTCTGaagaattgaaaaaaaaaattacgtacatatattttgACCGAGAGGGAAAGGTTAAGCGGTCCCAAATTATTCCCCTGTATGTGCTGGAGAGACACAACTTGAGTGGCATCTCGAGTTACCTGAGGAGCGAGAACACGTCATCCCGAAATGGGCACCACTATAAGATGCGCGCCCTGCTGAAGGAATACCCGGGGCTGAAGATTGGCACCCCCACCCCCAGCAGCAACGGTAGCAGTAACCGCAGAAACCGCAGCAGCAGTGAGGGAGGCACACTTCGCATGTTCAACTCCGATGTGCTGGAATCAGAGGGGAAGAGGAACGTCTCTAATCATAGTCATGGCTTCTGCGCATCGGTGGGAGGGtccagcaaaaagggggatcaCAGTCAAGTGGCGGGCCGGGGCCGCAAGAGTGCCAGGCTGTTTTACCTCATCCCAGCAGTTAAGGCAGAGGGAGGTGGAGCGAAACGGAAGAAAGACCCAAATTTTGAGGCGAAGAAAAAGGTGAACCACCCTTCTCACCCCCAATCTGCTGACAGGAGCGATGGTGGAAGTACCACCCCTGTGAAGGACAAGTCCCTATTTCATGTAAACACATCGATGAGAAAAGACAGATGTGTCATCCAGCTGCAGGAGTCAAGTGATGGTAGCCTGTCTGCTTCGCACAACGCATTTTACATCGACGACGTGGTGGATGGCTCCTCCGGCACGGAGATGGGGACGCATAGCGGGGATGGCACTGCGAGGTGTGGAACATCTGATGAGAGCGTTCAAGAGGGATGGAGGAACGGGCGGGGTGATGCGGTCAACATGGAGGATGCGGGAGACGCAATCGGCGCGGTTTACCGGGTTAGAGCGACCGGGGGGGGATGCGGAGAGGCCCACCGCCCAGCCGAACGGCCAAACGGAGCGCACCaaatggagaagaaaaaaagcaactgCTATTACGGGGCAAAACTATCActgaaaaggaggaagaagaaaaaggaaagccaCCCCGAGGTGACATTTCGAAGGGAATTTCTCCTCCAATTTTATGATGTCATTTCGACGGATGGTGCGAGCGAACTGTACGGAGTGAATAAGCAGAGGTGTCACCATTGGAAGGggcttctccattttgtgaatcCGCTGGGGGGTCTTTTCAGGGTGGCAAAGTGGGGGGTTGCAAGGTGGGGAAGCGCAACGTGGGGAGGTGCCACATGGGGAGGTGCCACGTGGGGAAGAGGCGGGAAATACTGGGCGCAGTACAACGAGGCGTTTGCCGCCGCAGAGTGGAGACAGAACATTAGGGACAGCGAGCTGGAGTACATCCTAAAATATAAGAGCTTCACCAAGTGGTACGGATACTGGGTGAGGAGCGTGCTGTTCCGTCACTACAAGAGCACCCACCTGTTTGTCCTGCTTCTCTTATTGCTAAACGTGCTCACGGTGTTTCTTCAGATGGAGTTGTTTTCCCTGCTAGTCAGAGCCGACCATGGGGGGGTGAGCTCGCCTAACCCCTTTTACAGGGACAAGCCACCACTCATGAGGGCCAAGTTTACCCTAAGCAACACCATCGACGAGAGCATTTTTCGTCGATTCCTTTGGGTGAGGATACCCATGCAGGTTGCCTTAAATGTGCTGCTAATGTTGCCCTCCTTTGTGGTGAAGAGTTACAGACAGGTAAGTTGGCTGAACGTGTGCTCCACGCTGAACTGCCTCGTCAACATTTTCTTCGGGGCAGTGGACATTTCCTATTCACTCAACAGTAGGGTATATAACATGGAGGAGCTTTACCCTTTGCTAAATTACTATAACGTGTTTGACCTCTTTCTGGTTGGGAAGCTAACGATGAGCATCTTTCTAATCCCCTTTGTCACAAATTTTAATGATTCCAAGACGGGTGCTTTGGTTTGTCTCAGCTGCGTCTGCTACATTGCCACGTTTTACAGCGCCTTCAgtcccttttccttctccatcAAGCTGATGTACATCACCAACTTTGTGCTCCTCATCGCGACGGCCGCGTCGACGGTGTATTATTCGGG GCTGATCGCCAAATCGCGCAAGATGCTCTTCGTCAAGTACGTGCTGCCCTACTTCATATACCTCACCTTCCTGAACACGGACCCGAGCATCCAGATGGAGATGAAGGAAAAGCGGCGGGCAGGCTAG